TCCACCCTCTCCACACCGGCGACGATGCCGAACAGCGCCAGGGCCTCGTCCGGCTCCATGACGTCCAGGTCGACGAGCCTGGCCGAGGCCAGGTCGGCGAGCTTGCCCCGGCTGGTCACGATCGCCGCGCACCCGGCCGAGCCGGGGAGCAGCTGGCTCACCTGGGCGGCGTCGCGGGCGTTGTCCAGCAGCACGAGCATCCGCCGGTCGGCCAGGAGCGAGCGGAACAGCGCGGACCGCTCGGCCATGCCGTCGGGGATGGCGTCGGCGGGCAGGCCGAGCCCGCGCAGGAAGGCCGCCAGCACCGACTCGGGCGCGGTCGGCTCCTCGCCGTACCCGCGCAGGTCGGCGTAGAGCTGGCCGTCGGGGAACAGGTCGTGCATGGCGTGGGCGACGTGCACGGCCAGGGCCGTCTTGCCCACGCCTCCGATACCGGAGATGGCCGCCACCGGCACGCCCTCGGAGCCGTCGTGGGACGACAGCAGCGTGCGCAGCCGCGCGATGATCTGGCGGCGGCCGGTGAAGTCGTTCACGGCGGCGGGCAGCTGCGCGGGTCGCGGCAGCTCCGGGGTGATCGCCGTCGTCCGGGCCTTCGCCGCCCTCGCGGGCTCCGGATCCGGCTCGGGACGCTTCGCTTCCGGGCCTTCCCGCGCGGCGGCTTCCGCCACCTCGGTGACCTCGGCGGGCACGGGCCGCGCGGGGCCGGCCGGGGCCGGTGCGAGGGCCGGGTCACCGGTGAGGATGCGCTGGTGCATGCTCGTCAGGTCGGAGCCCGGCTCGATGCCCAGCTCCTCGATCAGCGTGGCGCGGGTGTCGGCGAAGGCCGCCAGGGCCTCCGCCTTGCGCCCGCACCGGTAGTAGGCCAGCATCAGCTGGGCTCGCAGCCGCTCGCGCAGCGGGTGGTCGGCGGTCAGCGCGATCAGCTCGGACAGGACGTCGGCGTGCCTGCCCAGCTCCAGGTCCAGGTCCATCAGGACCTCGAGCACGCTCATCCGGCGCTCGGCGAGCCGCCCGCGCTGGTGCTCGGCGTACGGGCCGACGGCCCCGGCGAGCGGCTCGCCGGTGTACAGCGCCAGGCTCACGCGCAGGCTCTCCGCGGCCCGCGCCGGGTCGCCCTCGCGGCGCGCCGCCTCGGCCTCTTGGACGCCGCGCTCGAAGAGGAGCAGGTCGAGGGAACCGCCGTTCAGCCGCAGCGCGTACCCCCTGCCGACGGAGGTGAGCAGCTCGGGGCGGGTGCGCGGGGACCTGCCGGGCTCCAGCACCGCGCGCAGCCGGGAGACGTAGGTGCGCAGGGCGCCGAGCGCGCGGGGCGGGGCGTCGTCCCCCCAGATCGCGTCGATCATCTCGGCCGGTGTGATCGCCCGGCTCTCCCTCAGCAGGAGCATCGCCAGAATGGAACGTTGCAGCGGGGTTCCCAGGTCGAGCTCGGAACCGCCGCGCCATGCCTGGACAGGACCGAGCACGGCGAACCGCAGTCCGTCTCCGCTGTCCTGAACAGCCATGTCTCGAATCTCCGCCCAATGGAAAGTTTTATGGCCAAATGATAGGTCCTCCCTTGCTTACCACGTAGGTAGAGGCTTGCTTGTTCGCCGAGACGTTGATTGCACGTCAATCGGCTGTTGAGTCGCGCGCTCAATGCTGGGTGCTGTCGGGCATGGCCCCATACGGGGGCGGCCATGCCCGACATGTCAGCGGATTGCAGGCAGGGATAAAGGGGCTGTAAGCGCGATGCAGGCACACGCGCCTATCAATGAGCCATGGCTCCTCCGGAAGACGGGAGCCGCACCCCTCAAGGAGAGAACCACCATGCGCCGCTCGATCAGCAAACTTCTCGGTCTCGCCGCCGCCACCGCCGTCATCGCGATCGGTGTTCCCGCCCTCGCCTCCCCCGCCTCCGCCGCCACCCTCACCGCCGCCCCCGCCGCATCGAGCGGCTACGACGAGGAGCCCTGGGGCTACTACTACTCCAGGTTCTACGACGACTCCCGCGCCGCTGCCCGGGGCACCGTGCGGCTCGACGAGGACGACCGCCTCCACGTCCAGGGCAGGCTCTACGACAAGAACTCGCCGAACTGGCTGTGCGGCTACGCCCAGTTCAAGTTCGAGACCCACGACGGCGACGAGAACTACTCCTGGTCGCGCAAGTGCGGCACCAGCGGCTACCAGCGCTTCCACTACGTCGCGGACGATATCGACAACCTGCAGGTCAGGGTCTGCTACTGGGACAGGCACGACGCCAAGAGGACGCTGTGCGGCAAGTGGCGCTACATCTACGAGATCGAGTCCGACGACGAGGAGTGACCCCGGGGCCTCCGGCGGATCCCTCCGGTAGTCGTACCGGTGACACCGATCCGTGAACGTCCACCCGCGATCTCCATCCGACCCGCTGCCCCCGCGAGCCGCGACTCGCGTGCGGCGCCGGACGAACACCAGGCCCGCCCGGATTCCGGGCGGGCCTTTTGTTCCATTAAGTGACTGAAGCGTTGTTTTTGATGTTATGTACTGTTTGTAGAAACATAGCCTTTTCGGCTACCCGTTTCTCCTCATATCCCACACCTCGGGTGTCCGTCTCACGCGGCCTCGACCAGCCCCATCCGCGCGTGCATCCGTTCTCGGACGATCGGCCATTCGTCGCTCAGGATCGAGTAGTACGCGGTATCTCGGACCGTGTCGTCGGCGCCTCGGCTCTCCGCCCGCCGCACACCGTCGAGGTGCGCGCCGAGGGCTTCGATGGCGGCCCGGGAGCGTACGTTCCGTATATCGGCCTTGAGGGTTATGCGGTGGACCTGCCAGGTCTCGAAGGCGAGGGAGAGCATCAGATACTTGCTCTCGCGGTTGATACCGGTTCCCTGCGCGGAGGCGGAGAGCCAGGTGTAACCGATGTCCGCCACGGACGGGACATCGCCCACCGCCCCACGAGCGCCCGGCGGCCAGGGCATGGGGCCCTGCCAGTACTCCAGGTGCATGAGACGGGTGGCACCGACCACGCGATCGGTGTGGAGCCACCGGATGGCGAAGGGCATCGTGCGGCCCTCCGCCTGCTCAGCCAGAGCGGCCTCCACGTAGGAGACCATCTCGTCCCGGCCATTGGGGACGCGAGTGAAGGCGTAGGTAGAACGGTCTTCACTCGCCGCGGCGACGAGGTCGTCGACGACCGCGAGGCTGAGCGGTTCCAGGCGCACGAGGCGCCCGGACAGGGTGACAAAAGCGGGCATGAGCACATAATGAGGGCTCTTTCCCATGCTTGATACCAAACGATACGAGACATCTTGGTGAGCATCGAGGGACGCCCGTGACCGGTGGGCCTTCACGGCGAGAAATCCCAGGTGGGAGCCGCTGGAACCACCCCGGGACACCCGCCGCGGGAGCGTTCCCAGCGAGGGTGCGATCACCCCGTCGCGGGCGCCGTGACGAGCGGGACGCGCACCCGGGACCGGGGCGCCCGCCCCGTCGCGCGCAGACCGGTCAGCGCCTCGCTCAGATCATCCAGCGAGGCGGAGATCCAGGGCAGTTCCAGGGGGTCCGGGGCGTCGAGCGCGGCCAGCCGCAGCCGCGCCGTCTCGCCGTACAGAAGGCTGGTCGCCACCCGTACCCGCAGGGCCGCCGGGTCGTCGCCGAAGACGTGGCCGGGGAGCACCCCGACGCCGTGTCGGTCGAGCAGGTGCGCGGCCAGATCGGCGGAGGACGCGAAGTCGAACCCGATGAAGTCGGGGTAGAGGTAGAAACCACCCTGGGGCGCGTCCACCCGCACGCCCGCGCGGACGAACCGCTCGTACACCGCCCGCGCCACCGCACCGTGCAGCTCGCGGCTCCGGGCCACCCGCTCGACGAGCTCCGGCGGCTCGGTGTAGGCGTACGCCGCCGCCTGCTGGACCGGTGCGGCCGGGCTGGACCAGATCTCGCTCGCCACCGCCAGGAGCCGATCGCGCAGGAGCGGTGACGGGAGCCGGGCCACGCCGATCCGCCAGCCGCCCAGGGCGAGGCTCTTGCTGAGCCCGCTGGTGATCACGGTCCGCTCGGGAGCCACGTCGGCGGGGCTGAGGAAACCGGTGGCCGGGGAGTGGACCAGGTCGCGGTAGATCTCGTCGGAGACGATCGTCAGGTCGAGCTCGCGGGCGACCTCGGCGATCCGCCGGATCGTGGACGCCCCGGCCAGCGTGCCGGTGGGGTTGTCGGGAAGCGTGACCAGCAGCGAGCGCACGTCGCGCCCCTGGGTACGGGCGTGCCTGACCGCCGCCGCCACGCGCTCGGGATCCGGCACCCCACCCTCGCCGGGGGGCGTCGGAACGAGCAGGGAACGCGCCCCGACCAGCTCGGTCTGGGCGGCGTAGCTGACCCAACTCGGCATCGGCAGCACGATGTCGCCGCCGATCGCGAGCAGCAGGCCGTACAGCAGGGGCTTGCTTCCGGGGCCGCAGACCACCAGGCCGGGGTCGGTGGGCAGGTCGCGCCACGACCAGTAGCCGGCGGCCGCCTCGCGCAGCGCGGGCGCGCCGGCGACCGGTCCGTACCCGTTGAGCCCGGACGCCGCGGCCAGCCGCTCACGCAGGACCGGATGCACGGGCAGGCCGGCCTCACCG
This region of Streptosporangium sp. NBC_01495 genomic DNA includes:
- a CDS encoding GNAT family N-acetyltransferase — encoded protein: MPAFVTLSGRLVRLEPLSLAVVDDLVAAASEDRSTYAFTRVPNGRDEMVSYVEAALAEQAEGRTMPFAIRWLHTDRVVGATRLMHLEYWQGPMPWPPGARGAVGDVPSVADIGYTWLSASAQGTGINRESKYLMLSLAFETWQVHRITLKADIRNVRSRAAIEALGAHLDGVRRAESRGADDTVRDTAYYSILSDEWPIVRERMHARMGLVEAA
- a CDS encoding pyridoxal phosphate-dependent aminotransferase — its product is MSVTLSATLAANEDIERRRRAGERVLHLAFGEAGLPVHPVLRERLAAASGLNGYGPVAGAPALREAAAGYWSWRDLPTDPGLVVCGPGSKPLLYGLLLAIGGDIVLPMPSWVSYAAQTELVGARSLLVPTPPGEGGVPDPERVAAAVRHARTQGRDVRSLLVTLPDNPTGTLAGASTIRRIAEVARELDLTIVSDEIYRDLVHSPATGFLSPADVAPERTVITSGLSKSLALGGWRIGVARLPSPLLRDRLLAVASEIWSSPAAPVQQAAAYAYTEPPELVERVARSRELHGAVARAVYERFVRAGVRVDAPQGGFYLYPDFIGFDFASSADLAAHLLDRHGVGVLPGHVFGDDPAALRVRVATSLLYGETARLRLAALDAPDPLELPWISASLDDLSEALTGLRATGRAPRSRVRVPLVTAPATG